The sequence GAAGATATTGACGAACTTTACAAGAATATTGGAGATGCCTTCAAACAGAACTGGAAAGGTTTCTCCTGTTTTATGATCACGGGAAACCTGAGTGCATTGAAAAGGGTCGGATTGCGCACAACAAGTAAAAAGGAACTCTACAATGGTTCCATCGAATGCCGTTTGGCGCGCTACGATATTTACGAGGGTTCCAAAAAAAATCAAGAATGAAATTACATGTTGGCGTTGCCCTGCTCTTTGTAGCCGTACTCGTTTCGGTACGATCCACGGCTCAGGATTGGCGCGAAATGATGGGAGATCCCTCCGTGGATTTCCAACAGGTTCAAGAAGCCTTTTACAATGAGTTCGGTGATCAACCTGGCCCGAAAGGTTCTGGATGGAAGCAGTTCAAACGCTGGGAATGGTTCAAGGAATACCGCTTGAATGACCACGGCAAAGTGCCAAACCAACGCATCGTTTACGAAGAGATAAAGCGCGCACAATTGCAAAAGCAGTATCGGGGCGCAAATGGCAACTGGCAGCTTATTGGTCCCATTGAAGAACCTGTAAACGGTGACGGGCATTCCATCGGGCGGCTTTCGGCCATCGCGTTTCACCCAACAGACACAAACCAACTATGGGCCGGAGCTCCTTCCGGTGGCCTTTGGAAATCGAACGATAATGGACAATCGTGGGAGCCACTGACGGACGACCTTCCGAACATCGGTGTTTCGGAAATTGTCATCAACCCACACAACACCGACACGATGTACCTCAGTACAGGTGATGAGAGTTCGAGCGACACTTACACTTTCGGTGTTCTTAGGAGTTCAGACGGTGGTTTTACATGGGACAGCACAGGGCTCAGCTTTCCGTTAAGTGATGGTAGAAATATCCGCAGGTTGATCCTGGACACCGACAACACCAATGTGCTCATCGCGGCAGCAACAAATGGTATTTACAGAACCGAAGATGCCGGCGAAACTTGGCAGCAGGTACTTAGCGGAAATTACTGCGACCTTGAGTTCAAACCGGACAATCATGATACGGTTTACGCCAGCACGGTTTCTTTGTCTGCACCGCCATTCTACGTCTCTTACGATAACGGCCAAACGTGGTCTGCTTCAACTTCTGGACTGAACACCTCTGAAATAGGGCGAACCAAGATCGCAGTTACACCCGCTGCTCCAAACACAGTATATCTCTTGGCCTGTGATGGAAACTCAGCCCACGAAGGCTTTTACCGTTCGCAGGATGCTGGTGCAACTTGGACATTGATGTCGGACAGTCCGAACATGATGGCTGGCGACCAATACGGTTCCGATCCCGGAGGGCAAGGCTGGTACTCGATGGAATTGGCAGTTTCGCCAACCGACCCGAATGAAATACGCGTGGGTGGTATCAACATCTGGAAATCGACCAATGCTGGCGCAAACTTTTACCTGGAGGCTCATTGGTTTGCCGCCAATGGAATTTACGTGCATGCCGATCAACATCGATTGGAGTATAACGCCATAACCGGACAATTCTATGCAGGTTGCGATGGCGGACTGTACCGTAGATCCTACTACTTCAATGGTTATGAAAGTTTGAGTTCGGGCATGTCCATCACGCAGTTCTATCGGTTATCAAATGCTCCTTCAGACCCAACTATTGTTCTTGGAGGTGCACAGGACAATGGCACATTTCGTTGGAAACAGAACCAGTGGCAGGCAGTTTTTGGTGGCGATGGCATGGAAACAATGATCCATCCCGAGAATTCGAATATCATGTACTGCACCATTCAAAATGGCGAACTGCATTATAGTGATGACGGTGGCAACAATTTTACTGATGATATTGCACCAGCGGCCGGAGCGTGGGTCACGCCATTCATGTTAGAACCGGGAAACCCGGAAGTGGTGTATGCTGCAACCGGAGGCAAGGTATATCGATCGGACAATCAAGGATTTGATTGGTATGAACTCTCTCCGATACTTACCTCCATCAATTCGGGACCGATGACGCTACTCGATGTCGCAAACACAAACACGGAATATATTGTGGCCGGAACGAAGAGCGTTCTACGTTTGACCAAAGACCTTGGAGGAACCTGGGACAACATCAAAACGGGCCTTCCTTCTGGGAGCATGACCTATGTGGCATTTGACCCACTGAACGAGAACACCATTTGGGTAACGTATTCCGGTTACACAGATGGCAGGAAAGTGTTCCGCTCGCAGGATGCAGGCCAAACTTGGGAGAACATGAGCATGAACCTGCCCAACCTACCTGTAAACTGTATTGAGATTGAACGAAGCAGCACAGGAGGTGTGTATGTGGGAACTGATGTCGGTGTTTATTATTGGGACGAAACGCTGACAGAATGGGAACCATTTATGACCGGACTTCCGAATGTAATTGTAAGTGAACTGGAAATTCACGAATCGGCCAATGTTATCCGAGCAGCCACATTTGGCCGCGGACTGTGGGAATCAGACACACGAAACATCATCAATGTAGGCATCAAGGAATTTGAGAGTGAAGATGTTTCGGTGTCCGTGTATCCGAATCCGACAAGTGATGTAGTGAATGTGAAGTTCCGCTCGAAGGCCGTTCCCAAGAATTTGGTCCTTTTCGATGCCTATGGTAGAACGGTTCTGCAATCGATCAACCCGAATGCCCGCACCAAGTTCGCTGTCAATGTTCAGAATCTGGCCAGCGGCCTCTATTACCTTGCAGACAAAGACCGTAAACTTGTTGGCCGATTTATTGTAAGCAACCCTTGAACATTCAAATAGTCTTGTAGTTTAGTGTTTCGACATCGATTAAAATCCAAATAGACCAAAAACATGAAAAAGCAAATTTCAATTCTCTCAGGCATCGTTGCATTTATGGTGCTTGCAGCATTCAAACCAGTCACCGACATTGACGGGTTTTACCGTATCGATCCAACCGCAAGCAAGATCGAGTGGTCAGGTTCTAAGATCACCGGTAAACAGCATACCGGAACCGTAAACCTCATGGAAGGTGGGCTTCAGTTCACAGGTGGTGTTATCTCTAACGGAAAGTTCGCCATCGACATGACCACTATCAATGTGACCGACCTTGAAGGTGGTATGAAAGAGAAACTGGAGAGCCACTTGAAGGGCGAAGATTTTTTCGGGGTGGATAAGCACAAAGTCGCCAACCTTGCCATTTCTGGAGTTGAGGGCGACAAGTTGAAAGCAAATCTCACCATCAAAGGCATTACGCACGAGGTGACGTTTCCCGTTAAGGTTGTTCAGAACACCGATGGAACCATTACGGCAACAGCCGATATTGAGGTTGACCGTTCAAAATATGATGTGCGTTACGGCTCAGGATCTTTCTTTGATGACCTTGGCGACAAGGCCATTGACGACATTATCAAATTCCACGTTACCTTGAAAGGAAGCAAGTAAGTAACTGAATAAGAATCATGGAAAAGGGAGGCGAAAGCTTCCCTTTTTTTTGCCCACATTTGCCGCATGCCCACCGAACGAGAACGCTTGTTACGCCATTTGGCACCCACTTCCGAAAGTCCCATCGGATTGGAAATTGAGCGTGCGGAAGGAGTTTATATGTATGACCCGAAAGGCAAGAAGTACTTGGATCTCATCGCGGGTATTTCGGTAAGTAATATTGGACACCGACATCCGAAAGTGGTGGAGGCCATAAAAGATCAG is a genomic window of Flavobacteriales bacterium containing:
- a CDS encoding T9SS type A sorting domain-containing protein encodes the protein MPFGALRYLRGFQKKSRMKLHVGVALLFVAVLVSVRSTAQDWREMMGDPSVDFQQVQEAFYNEFGDQPGPKGSGWKQFKRWEWFKEYRLNDHGKVPNQRIVYEEIKRAQLQKQYRGANGNWQLIGPIEEPVNGDGHSIGRLSAIAFHPTDTNQLWAGAPSGGLWKSNDNGQSWEPLTDDLPNIGVSEIVINPHNTDTMYLSTGDESSSDTYTFGVLRSSDGGFTWDSTGLSFPLSDGRNIRRLILDTDNTNVLIAAATNGIYRTEDAGETWQQVLSGNYCDLEFKPDNHDTVYASTVSLSAPPFYVSYDNGQTWSASTSGLNTSEIGRTKIAVTPAAPNTVYLLACDGNSAHEGFYRSQDAGATWTLMSDSPNMMAGDQYGSDPGGQGWYSMELAVSPTDPNEIRVGGINIWKSTNAGANFYLEAHWFAANGIYVHADQHRLEYNAITGQFYAGCDGGLYRRSYYFNGYESLSSGMSITQFYRLSNAPSDPTIVLGGAQDNGTFRWKQNQWQAVFGGDGMETMIHPENSNIMYCTIQNGELHYSDDGGNNFTDDIAPAAGAWVTPFMLEPGNPEVVYAATGGKVYRSDNQGFDWYELSPILTSINSGPMTLLDVANTNTEYIVAGTKSVLRLTKDLGGTWDNIKTGLPSGSMTYVAFDPLNENTIWVTYSGYTDGRKVFRSQDAGQTWENMSMNLPNLPVNCIEIERSSTGGVYVGTDVGVYYWDETLTEWEPFMTGLPNVIVSELEIHESANVIRAATFGRGLWESDTRNIINVGIKEFESEDVSVSVYPNPTSDVVNVKFRSKAVPKNLVLFDAYGRTVLQSINPNARTKFAVNVQNLASGLYYLADKDRKLVGRFIVSNP
- a CDS encoding YceI family protein, which codes for MKKQISILSGIVAFMVLAAFKPVTDIDGFYRIDPTASKIEWSGSKITGKQHTGTVNLMEGGLQFTGGVISNGKFAIDMTTINVTDLEGGMKEKLESHLKGEDFFGVDKHKVANLAISGVEGDKLKANLTIKGITHEVTFPVKVVQNTDGTITATADIEVDRSKYDVRYGSGSFFDDLGDKAIDDIIKFHVTLKGSK